A genomic segment from Vanacampus margaritifer isolate UIUO_Vmar chromosome 3, RoL_Vmar_1.0, whole genome shotgun sequence encodes:
- the grsf1 gene encoding G-rich sequence factor 1, with protein MSGRSRSVLTLLRSCVAVSQQTTTRCARIPVPRPIWTSTTRTAASLRGLCPLQSVAVVTTTQRRLCSKAPCEEEYPPLPAYQYDTAPAKAEVYIVQVIGIPFSCTAQDIVNFFPECRIRDGASGVHLTVDYQGRPSGRAFLELEHEEDVSKALEKHQHYLGSRYLEVYEVTNSDAEGILKKALLLPGDTRVVRLRGLPYTCTEDDIVRFFSGLEIMKKGITMVVNSTGRRTGQAFVWFSSQEAADEALYKDRQLIGKRYIEVFPSNSQEIHSTWRKSSLNANETTRMRVSPALAPNKSVHPEHPNPSSHHVHLRGLPFHVSGEDVIKFFAPLLVSKICLDLGPNGRLNGEADVYFASHQDAVAAVSKDREYIGERYVEVFLNSVPPNER; from the exons ATGAGTGGTCGCAGCAGGTCAGTGTTGACCTTACTCCGAAGCTGTGTGGCGGTGAGCCAGCAGACGACCACCAGGTGTGCTCGGATTCCAGTGCCACGGCCAATTTGGACTTCCACGACCCGGACAGCGGCCTCCCTTCGGGGCTTGTGTCCTCTCCAGAGCGTCGCTGTCGTGACGACCACCCAGCGCCGCTTGTGCAGCAAG GCACCATGTGAGGAAGAATATCCTCCCCTTCCGGCCTACCAGTACGACACAGCACCCGCCAAGGCTGAGGTGTACATCGTGCAAGTGATAGGGATCCCGTTCTCATGTACGGCCCAGGACATTGTGAACTTCTTCCCAg AGTGTCGGATCCGTGACGGCGCGTCAGGCGTGCACCTGACCGTGGACTACCAGGGGAGGCCGTCGGGACGTGCCTTCTTGGAGCTGGAGCACGAGGAGGACGTGAGCAAGGCGCTGGAGAAGCACCAGCACTACCTCGGTTCTCGCTACCTGGAAG TGTATGAGGTAACAAACAGTGACGCCGAGGGCATCCTGAAGAAAGCGTTGTTGTTGCCCGGCGACACTCGGGTGGTCCGGCTCCGAGGGCTCCCCTACACCTGCACCGAGGACGACATTGTGCGCTTCTTTTCCG GTTTGGAGATCATGAAGAAAGGCATCACCATGGTGGTAAATAGCACAGGGAGGAGGACGGGACAGGCTTTTGTGTGGTTTTCCTCGCAGGAAGCAGCCGACGAAGCTTTGTACAAAGACAGACAACTCATTGGGAAGAG ATACATTGAAGTGTTTCCCAGCAACTCTCAAGAGATTCATTCAACTTGGAGGAAGTCTTCACTCAACGCAAATGAAACGACCAGAATGAGAGTCAGCCCTGCACTTGCACCCAACAAATCTG TTCATCCCGAACATCCCAACCCATCATCACATCACGTCCACCTGAGAGGACTTCCCTTCCACGTCTCCGGAGAGGACGTCATTAAG TTCTTCGCACCGCTGCTGGTGTCTAAGATCTGCCTGGATCTGGGACCCAACGGCAGACTGAACGGTGAGGCCGACGTTTACTTTGCCAGCCATCAGGACGCCGTGGCGGCCGTGTCTAAAGACAGAGAGTACATAG GTGAAAGATACGTCGAGGTGTTCCTCAATTCGGTGCCTCCTAAcgaaaggtga